From the genome of Eublepharis macularius isolate TG4126 chromosome 12, MPM_Emac_v1.0, whole genome shotgun sequence, one region includes:
- the LOC129339383 gene encoding olfactory receptor 14I1-like produces MPNTTFESNVFLLEFSDVWELHFTVFLMLYLATVTGNLLIISSVAFDHHLHTPMYFFLMNLAMQDIGQVSVIVPKSMINSLLNTRCISYSGCVAQVFLFIFFIASDFCILTVMAYDRYVAICNPLHYEMVINRQACIEMIGGIWVVCFLYSGIHTCGTFSTHFCSNVVNQFFCDISQLINLSCSGLNVIEMISTGISVFLVLGCFIYILVTYVQIFTTVLRVPSAKGRQKAFSTCIPHLIVSSTFLFSACFAYLKPASHTPSQLDLMFGVIYSLVPPLLNPVIYSIRNKEVKKAMAKVLGFREFSTNT; encoded by the coding sequence ATGCCCAACACAACCTTTGAGTCCAATGTTTTTCTCCTGGAATTCTCAGATGTTTGGGAACTACACTTCACCGTTTTTCTGATGCTGTACTTGGCAACTGTGACAGGGAATCTACTCATCATCTCTTCAGTCGCATTTGACCACCACCTGCACACACCCATGTACTTCTTTCTGATGAACTTGGCCATGCAGGACATTGGTCAAGTTTCAGTCATTGTTCCCAAATCCATGATCAATTCCCTCCTGAATACCAGATGCATTTCTTACTCAGGGTGTGTTGCTCAGGTTTTCTTATTTATCTTCTTCATAGCATCTGATTTCTGCATCCTCACAGTCATGGCATATGATCGGTACGTGGCCATTTGCAATCCATTACATTATGAGATGGTAATAAATAGACAAGCCTGTATTGAAATGATTGGTGGTATATGGGTCGTATGTTTTCTTTATTCAGGGATACATACCTGTGGGACTTTTTCTACCCATTTCTGCTCTAATGTTGTCAATCAATTCTTTTGTGATATCTCACAACTAATAAACTTGTCTTGTTCTGGCTTAAATGTAATAGAAATGATTAGTACTGGGATCAGCGTTTTCCTTGTGCTAGGCTGTTTTATCTATATCCTTGTAACTTATGTGCAAATTTTCACCACTGTTTTAAGAGTGCCTTCTGCAAAGGGGAGGCAAAAGGCTTTCTCCACTTGTATTCCCCACCTTATTGTCTCCTCCACATTTTTATTTTCTGCATGTTTTGCCTACCTGAAGCCTGCCTCTCATACCCCATCACAGCTGGATTTGATGTTTGGTGTAATCTATTCCTTGGTCCCACCCCTATtgaatccagtgatttacagtataagaaacaaggaagtcaaaaaagcaatggcaaaagTTTTAGGTTTCAGGGAGTTTTCTACAAACACATGA
- the LOC129338635 gene encoding olfactory receptor 14C36-like — protein MFNNTSGFDFLLLEFSEVWELQILHFLVFLVLYVVTLMGNLLIIFTVAFDHHLHTPMYFFLMNLAMQDLGQISVIVPKSMMNSLLNTRHISYSGCVAQVFLFLFFIASDISLLTVMAYDRYVAICNPFQYEMMMNMRACIKMVASTWISGLFYGVLHTSGTFTISFCSNVVNQFFCEIPQLLKLSCSDSYLIELGAVVLSVSLVFGCFVFIIVTYAHIFIVVLRIPSSQGRKKAFSTCLPHLIVFSTLVLSGSLAYLRPTSKKPSYLDLVLSVIYSMIPPMVNPLIYSMRNQEIKAGVTKLLRLRHPSNST, from the coding sequence ATGTTCAACAACACTTCAGGGTTTGACTTTCTACTCCTGGAATTCTCAGAAGTCTGGGAACTACAGATTCTACACTTTCTTGTGTTCCTAGTATTGTATGTGGTAACTCTTATGGGGAATCTTCTCATTATCTTTACAGTAGCCTTTGACCACCACCTACATACCCCTATGTATTTCTTTCTGATGAACTTGGCCATGCAGGACCTTGGCCAAATTTCAGTCATTGTCCCCAAATCCATGATGAATTCACTCCTGAATACCAGACACATTTCTTACTCTGGGTGTGTTGCTCAGGTcttcttgtttcttttctttatagCATCTGATATCTCCCTCCTCACAGTCATGGCCTATGATCGGTATGTTGCCATTTGCAATCCATTCCAATATGAAATGATGATGAACATGAGAGCTTGTATTAAAATGGTTGCCAGCACATGGATCAGTGGTCTTTTCTATGGAGTATTGCACACCAGTGGTACCTTCACAATTTCTTTCTGCTCTAACGTTGTTAATCAATTCTTCTGTGAAATACCACAGTTACTTAAGCTCTCTTGTTCTGATTCATACCTAATTGAACTTGGAGCTGTTGTGTTAAGTGTTAGCCTAGTGTTTGGCTGCTTTGTTTTCATTATTGTAACATATGCACACATCTTCATTGTGGTACTAAGAATTCCTTCTTCACAAGGAAGGAAAAAAGCCTTCTCAACATGTCTTCCCCACCTCATAGTTTTCTCCACATTAGTCCTCTCTGGATCCTTAGCCTACCTGAGGCCAACCTCAAAAAAACCATCATATCTGGATTTAGTGTTATCTGTGATATATTCCATGATTCCACCCATGGTGAATCCTTTGATCTATAGCATGAGAAATCAAGAGATCAAAGCTGGTGTGACAAAACTTTTAAGGCTAAGGCACCCTTCGAACAGTACATGA
- the LOC129339382 gene encoding olfactory receptor 14C36-like: MSNQSTVTQFFLLAFSDVQELQILHFVVFLSIYVATLLGNFLLVLAVAQNPNLHSPMYFFLVNLSLSDICYISVTIPKSMAISLTSDTLISFSGCVIQVFLSVICGTAELTFLAVMAFDRYVAICHPLQYTIIMNWSACFQMAAASWIASIINAVVQTANTFRLCFCGSNITQFFCDIPQLLALSCTDTTANMWCILVFALTLGSFCFSLILLSYVFIFSTVLKIRSAQARYKTFSTCTPHLTVFSLFFSTVLFSYFRPKSLSSPLVNQLAAVLYTILPPLMNPIIYSLRNKDIQGALQKMSKKLFGSHLMI, from the coding sequence ATGTCCAATCAATCAACTGTCACCCAGTTCTTCCTGCTGGCATTTTCTGATGTCCAAGAGCTCCAGATTTTACATTTTGTGGTGTTTCTTTCCATTTATGTAGCAACTTTACTGGGGAACTTCCttcttgtcttggcagtagccCAGAATCCCAATCTTCATAGCCCCATGTATTTCTTCTTAGTCAATTTATCATTATCAGATATTTGTTATATCTCTGTCACCATCCCCAAATCCATGGCCATTTCTTTGACAAGCGACACATTGATTTCTTTCTCTGGCTGTGTCATCCAAGTTTTTTTATCTGTCATTTGTGGAACTGCTGAGCTGACCTTTCTTGCTGTCATGGCTTTTGACCGCTATGTGGCAATCTGTCATCCTCTGCAATACACAATTATCATGAACTGGAGTGCCTGCTTCCAAATGGCAGCTGCTTCATGGATTGCCAGCATAATAAATGCTGTGGTTCAAACTGCAAACACGTTTAGATTATGCTTTTGTGGGTCTAATATTACACAATTTTTCTGTGATATTCCCCAACTATTGGCACTTTCTTGCACTGATACAACAGCCAATATGTGGTGTATTCTTGTTTTTGCACTTACTCTGGGATCATTTTGCTTCTCTTTAATATTATTGTCTTACGTGTTCATCTTCTCTACTGTGTTAAAGATTCGGTCAGCTCAAGCCAGGTACAAAACCTTTTCCACCTGCACTCCACACCTGACTGTATTTagtttgttcttttctactgtcttgtTTTCTTATTTTAGACCCAaatctctatcttcaccattagTGAACCAGCTAGCTGCTGTTTTATATACCATTTTGCCACCACTCATGAATCCCATCATTTATAGCTTGAGAAATAAAGACATCCAAGGGGCCCTGCAGAAAATGTCAAAGAAGCTGTTTGGATCTCATTTGATGATCTGA